One window of the Thermodesulfomicrobium sp. WS genome contains the following:
- a CDS encoding aspartate kinase, with translation MPMCPSPALPQRALRVEKIGGTTMSRFAEVIDNVILRNPDDIYGRIYVVSAYGGVTNRLLEHKKTGEPGVYTLFKNQGNYIRALLDLRDHLCEINASFAPIGLNLAVADEFIADHIDLTINILRSMENVLASGYVSRTELLLAARELLASIGEMHSAFNSTNILQNRGYDATFVDLSGWEDSRQLTIDERIRESFQDIDPFRTICFATGYTKGTEGIMREFDRGYSEVTFSKVAVILGAAEAVIHKEYHLCSGDPLIIGLDKIRPVCNTNFDVADQLADVGMEAIHPKASKPLEIRNIPIRVKNAFDPDHAGTLITKDFIAPRSKVEIVTGSAKVTCIEIHDTRMVGEVGFDLRIMQVLAAHGVSFICKATNANTIDVIINDRDCQEALLADLRARFEQVQAIPVAIVCAIGSNIAQPGILAKAANALAKHGINILAMSQTVRQTNMQFVVEREHFATAQRALHESLCM, from the coding sequence ATGCCCATGTGCCCTTCCCCTGCCCTGCCCCAGCGCGCCCTGCGTGTGGAAAAAATCGGCGGCACCACCATGTCCCGGTTTGCCGAAGTCATCGACAACGTCATCCTCCGCAATCCCGATGACATCTATGGTCGCATCTATGTTGTCTCGGCCTACGGCGGCGTTACCAACCGACTTTTAGAACATAAAAAGACCGGCGAGCCGGGAGTCTACACCCTTTTCAAAAACCAGGGCAACTACATCCGCGCCCTGCTCGATCTGCGGGACCATCTTTGCGAGATCAACGCCTCCTTTGCCCCCATCGGTCTCAATCTCGCGGTGGCGGACGAATTCATCGCCGATCACATCGACCTCACCATCAATATCCTGCGCAGCATGGAGAACGTGCTCGCCTCGGGCTATGTCTCCCGCACCGAGCTCTTGCTCGCGGCTCGCGAACTGCTCGCCTCCATCGGCGAGATGCATAGCGCCTTCAATTCCACCAACATCCTGCAAAACCGCGGCTACGACGCCACCTTCGTGGACTTGAGCGGCTGGGAAGACAGCCGCCAGCTCACCATCGACGAGCGCATCCGCGAAAGTTTTCAAGATATCGACCCGTTTCGCACCATTTGCTTCGCCACCGGCTACACCAAGGGCACCGAAGGCATCATGCGCGAGTTCGACCGCGGCTACTCCGAAGTGACCTTCTCCAAGGTAGCGGTCATCCTGGGGGCAGCCGAGGCGGTCATCCACAAAGAATACCACCTCTGCTCGGGAGATCCCCTCATCATCGGTCTCGATAAGATCCGCCCCGTATGCAACACCAATTTCGATGTGGCCGATCAGCTCGCCGATGTGGGTATGGAGGCCATTCACCCCAAGGCATCGAAACCACTGGAAATCCGCAACATCCCCATCCGCGTGAAAAACGCCTTCGACCCCGATCACGCCGGAACACTCATCACCAAAGATTTCATCGCCCCGCGCTCCAAGGTGGAGATCGTCACGGGATCGGCCAAGGTGACCTGCATCGAGATCCACGACACGCGGATGGTCGGCGAGGTGGGCTTCGACCTGCGCATCATGCAGGTCCTCGCCGCGCACGGGGTATCCTTTATCTGCAAGGCCACCAACGCCAACACCATCGACGTCATCATCAATGACCGGGACTGCCAGGAAGCGCTCCTTGCCGACCTGCGCGCCCGCTTCGAACAAGTGCAAGCCATCCCGGTGGCCATCGTGTGCGCCATTGGCTCCAACATCGCCCAGCCTGGGATCCTCGCCAAGGCCGCCAATGCCCTTGCCAAGCACGGCATCAACATCCTGGCCATGTCACAGACCGTGCGCCAGACCAACATGCAGTTCGTGGTGGAGCGGGAACATTTCGCCACTGCCCAAAGGGCGTTGCACGAGTCCCTGTGCATGTAG
- the pgm gene encoding phosphoglucomutase (alpha-D-glucose-1,6-bisphosphate-dependent), translating to MHPLAGKTPPESYRINIPRLVTQYYTTTPDPDDPGQRVAFGTSGHRGSAAHASFTERHVAAIVQAICEYRQSQGTRGPLFVGMDTHALSEPALVTTLEVLAGNAVACCYQEGFGYTPTPVISHTILAYNRSHSDQADGIVITPSHNPPEDGGIKYNPPHGGPAGTEVTKAIEARANALLAQPQAIRRLPWSRALASPWCRPFDFVTPYVEGLRAVVAMDRIREAGICVGVDPLGGSSLAYWERIAEVYGVDLQLVSRTIDPTFMFMAVDKDGKLRMDCSSPAAMAPLVGLKDRFALGLANDPDADRHGIVTQRHGLMNPNHYLAVAVDYLLTHRPGWPQGARIGKTLVTSAMVDRVAAAHGRSVYETPVGFKWFVEGLLAGDLCFGGEESAGASFLAMDGAPWSTDKDGIILGLLAAEIRAVTGVDPGDIYRDLEACHGAACYRRMDAPASRTQKEALMRLRPEDVQARELAGEPIEAVLTHAPGNGASIGGLKVVTANGWFAARPSGTEDVYKIYAESFVGEDHLARLQEEAQALVAAAFARAGI from the coding sequence ATGCACCCCTTGGCAGGCAAAACCCCGCCCGAATCGTACCGTATCAACATCCCCCGCCTCGTGACGCAGTATTATACCACGACGCCGGACCCGGACGATCCGGGCCAGCGGGTGGCCTTTGGCACCTCGGGACACCGGGGCAGCGCGGCCCATGCTTCCTTCACCGAGCGGCACGTGGCGGCCATTGTCCAGGCCATCTGCGAGTACCGTCAAAGCCAAGGTACGCGCGGCCCCCTTTTCGTGGGCATGGACACCCACGCCCTCTCCGAACCGGCGCTGGTGACGACGCTCGAGGTGCTGGCCGGCAATGCGGTGGCGTGCTGCTACCAGGAAGGGTTCGGCTATACTCCAACCCCGGTGATTTCCCACACCATCTTGGCCTACAATCGGAGCCACAGCGACCAGGCCGACGGCATCGTGATCACCCCGTCCCACAACCCACCGGAAGACGGCGGCATCAAATACAACCCGCCTCATGGGGGGCCGGCGGGCACCGAGGTCACCAAGGCCATCGAGGCCCGGGCCAACGCCTTGCTCGCCCAGCCGCAGGCCATCCGTCGTTTGCCGTGGAGCCGAGCCTTGGCCTCTCCGTGGTGCCGGCCGTTTGATTTTGTCACGCCGTACGTGGAAGGGTTGCGCGCTGTGGTGGCCATGGACCGCATCCGGGAGGCCGGGATCTGTGTGGGCGTGGACCCTTTGGGGGGCAGCAGCCTCGCCTATTGGGAGCGGATCGCTGAAGTCTACGGCGTGGATCTCCAGTTGGTCTCGCGCACCATCGATCCGACCTTCATGTTCATGGCGGTGGACAAGGACGGCAAACTTCGCATGGACTGCTCGTCGCCTGCGGCCATGGCCCCGCTGGTGGGCTTGAAGGATCGCTTTGCCTTGGGGCTCGCCAATGATCCGGATGCGGATCGGCATGGCATCGTCACCCAGCGCCACGGGCTCATGAACCCCAATCACTACCTTGCCGTAGCCGTGGACTACCTCTTGACCCATCGTCCCGGCTGGCCTCAAGGGGCGCGCATCGGCAAGACCTTGGTGACCAGTGCCATGGTGGACCGGGTGGCCGCAGCGCATGGCCGCAGTGTGTACGAGACCCCGGTGGGGTTCAAATGGTTCGTGGAAGGGCTTTTGGCCGGAGATCTCTGCTTTGGCGGAGAAGAGAGCGCTGGGGCTTCGTTTTTGGCCATGGACGGCGCCCCGTGGTCCACGGACAAGGACGGCATCATCTTGGGGCTTTTGGCGGCGGAGATCCGTGCGGTCACCGGCGTGGATCCTGGGGATATCTACCGCGACTTGGAAGCCTGCCATGGAGCCGCCTGCTACCGCCGTATGGACGCCCCGGCATCCCGCACGCAAAAAGAGGCCTTGATGCGTTTGCGGCCCGAGGATGTGCAGGCGCGGGAGTTGGCGGGCGAGCCCATCGAAGCGGTGCTCACCCATGCCCCGGGCAATGGTGCCTCCATTGGCGGACTCAAGGTGGTGACTGCCAATGGCTGGTTTGCGGCCCGGCCTTCGGGCACGGAAGACGTGTATAAGATCTACGCCGAGAGTTTTGTAGGCGAAGATCACCTGGCGCGCTTGCAGGAAGAGGCCCAGGCCCTGGTGGCCGCCGCTTTTGCCCGCGCCGGGATTTGA
- a CDS encoding Smr/MutS family protein, whose translation MKFTSFRDLPRHPRVRLLLAQREAKAKRSHAAVPSEDDLFHQAMRGVTPLSQSGPQVPKSPPPAPKERRRKAFADLLAENGDFDVELTHEYLHGKVHDLDPRIFQQLRSGQMSIEAHLDLHGMNRIQAKLAVAEFLRSCFLQGMRCVLLVPGRGKNSEGGTSVLREELSLWLTQAPLKRIVLCFATAQPRHGGAGAVYVLLRQQRKGRGKIIWDELLLDVDG comes from the coding sequence ATGAAGTTCACTTCGTTTCGCGACCTCCCTCGCCATCCCCGGGTGCGACTGCTTTTGGCCCAGCGCGAGGCCAAGGCCAAGCGCTCCCACGCCGCCGTGCCCTCCGAAGACGATCTCTTCCACCAGGCCATGCGCGGGGTCACGCCGCTGTCCCAAAGCGGTCCCCAAGTGCCCAAAAGCCCGCCGCCAGCCCCCAAGGAGCGACGCCGCAAGGCCTTTGCCGACCTGTTGGCGGAAAACGGCGACTTCGACGTCGAGCTCACCCACGAATACCTCCATGGCAAGGTGCATGACCTCGACCCACGCATTTTCCAGCAACTGCGATCCGGCCAGATGAGCATCGAGGCGCACCTGGATCTGCACGGCATGAACCGCATCCAGGCCAAGCTTGCCGTGGCCGAATTTTTACGCTCTTGCTTCCTCCAGGGCATGCGCTGTGTGCTCCTGGTACCGGGGCGGGGTAAGAATTCCGAGGGCGGCACCAGCGTGCTGCGCGAAGAGCTCTCCCTGTGGCTCACCCAGGCCCCGCTCAAGCGCATCGTGCTCTGCTTTGCCACAGCCCAGCCGCGCCACGGCGGTGCCGGGGCCGTGTACGTGCTCTTGCGGCAGCAGCGCAAAGGCAGGGGCAAGATCATCTGGGACGAACTCCTCCTCGATGTGGATGGCTAG
- a CDS encoding chemotaxis protein CheX, with product MNDTIQGIIKQFVDATASVLGTMANTPVTPKAPYVKKDSVAQGDITGVIGFSNPKGKSKGTMSITFTKKAALGIIGGMLFEELTEITPEVEDAVGELTNMISGQARKGLVELGLVFEGAIPSVVTGQGHTIRHVSTNAILAIPFDTPHGPIMVEVCFS from the coding sequence ATCATCAAGCAATTTGTGGACGCCACGGCCAGCGTGCTCGGCACCATGGCCAATACTCCGGTCACCCCCAAGGCCCCCTACGTCAAAAAAGACTCCGTGGCCCAAGGCGACATCACCGGCGTCATTGGCTTTTCCAACCCCAAAGGCAAAAGCAAAGGCACCATGTCCATCACCTTCACCAAAAAGGCGGCCTTGGGGATCATCGGCGGCATGCTCTTTGAGGAACTCACCGAGATCACGCCCGAGGTAGAAGACGCCGTGGGGGAACTCACCAACATGATCTCGGGCCAGGCGCGCAAAGGTCTGGTGGAGCTGGGACTTGTCTTCGAAGGCGCCATCCCCTCGGTGGTCACGGGCCAGGGACACACCATCCGCCACGTATCCACCAACGCCATCCTGGCCATTCCATTCGACACTCCCCATGGCCCCATCATGGTGGAAGTGTGCTTTAGCTAA
- a CDS encoding MATE family efflux transporter, translating to MTTNSPLDRRLDKAPYAAIFALTWPQALMMVFHFLIGFADVWVAGRLGREVQAAVGFMTQAMFFFLVVAVAVANGSVAAVSQSAGAGLTRRVQRFAGLGIGLAMVLGAVMLLTGQALDRVFLRLLQLPPAIFPVAADLLHIFLLILPGYYLLTVSNALFRAGKDVITPLWGMMLVTTVNALGDFGLGLGWWGLPRLGHVGLGWSTFGSILCGTLFNMLMLVRRGTLTRRSLPPWRWVRRALPYLVAVAWPAGLMQIVWHSAYMVLFALVASLPRESVAAMAGMSAGMRVESFLFLPGFSFNFTASILIGHLLGQGRIEDARRMGLRIMKLGVFAISVLTLLLWFVIEPIVAFIAPDPTAAPHAISYLAYNMAGTPPMLAALILSGAFVGAGATLYQALIFGGAAWLVRLPLAYLLGHRLLGSAEGIWMAMLASILVQCAAMFWFYFKTPWWRFTLRKERCQRPR from the coding sequence ATGACGACGAATTCTCCTTTGGACAGGCGCCTCGACAAGGCGCCGTATGCCGCTATTTTCGCCCTCACCTGGCCCCAGGCCCTGATGATGGTATTTCATTTTCTCATCGGCTTCGCTGACGTGTGGGTGGCAGGCCGACTGGGACGAGAAGTACAGGCCGCAGTAGGGTTCATGACCCAGGCCATGTTCTTTTTTCTCGTGGTGGCCGTGGCTGTGGCCAATGGCAGCGTGGCGGCGGTGAGCCAGAGCGCTGGGGCCGGACTCACCCGCCGCGTGCAGCGCTTTGCGGGTCTGGGGATCGGTCTGGCCATGGTGCTCGGCGCCGTGATGCTCCTTACGGGTCAGGCGCTGGACCGGGTGTTTTTACGCCTGCTCCAGCTTCCCCCGGCGATCTTTCCCGTGGCTGCGGACCTACTGCACATCTTTCTCCTCATCCTCCCCGGCTACTACCTCTTGACCGTCAGCAACGCTCTGTTCCGCGCCGGTAAAGACGTCATCACGCCCCTCTGGGGCATGATGCTCGTGACGACCGTCAACGCCCTGGGGGATTTTGGACTTGGTCTGGGGTGGTGGGGACTGCCGCGCCTCGGCCACGTTGGGCTGGGCTGGTCCACCTTTGGCTCCATCCTCTGCGGCACGCTCTTCAATATGCTCATGCTGGTGCGCCGGGGCACGCTGACCCGCCGAAGCCTGCCTCCATGGCGCTGGGTCCGCCGCGCCCTGCCCTATCTGGTGGCCGTGGCCTGGCCAGCAGGGCTCATGCAAATTGTTTGGCACTCGGCCTATATGGTGCTTTTTGCCCTGGTGGCGAGTCTTCCGCGCGAGAGCGTGGCCGCTATGGCAGGCATGAGTGCCGGCATGCGGGTGGAATCGTTTTTGTTCCTCCCCGGATTTTCTTTCAATTTCACCGCCTCGATCCTCATCGGCCACTTGCTCGGCCAAGGCCGGATTGAGGATGCCCGGCGCATGGGACTGCGCATCATGAAGCTCGGGGTCTTCGCCATTTCGGTGCTCACCCTGCTTTTGTGGTTTGTGATCGAACCCATCGTGGCCTTCATCGCGCCAGATCCCACCGCAGCGCCCCATGCCATTTCCTACCTTGCCTACAACATGGCCGGCACGCCGCCCATGCTGGCGGCCCTGATCTTGAGCGGCGCCTTCGTGGGCGCAGGAGCAACCCTCTACCAAGCCCTGATCTTCGGCGGCGCAGCCTGGCTCGTGCGCCTGCCTCTGGCCTATCTCCTCGGCCACCGCCTTCTTGGAAGCGCCGAGGGCATCTGGATGGCTATGCTCGCCTCCATCCTCGTCCAATGCGCGGCCATGTTCTGGTTCTACTTCAAGACCCCGTGGTGGCGATTCACCTTGCGCAAAGAGCGGTGCCAACGCCCGCGTTAG
- a CDS encoding sigma-54 dependent transcriptional regulator, whose amino-acid sequence MSATILIIDDETDVRLSLRGILEDEGHGVLEAASGEEGLATALAEDVDLIFLDIWMPGMDGMETLAALKAKGCDAPVVVISGHGNVESAVRAMKMGAFDFIEKPLSLDAVLMATAKALEVARLKRENRELRRFREEEPQLIGVSPAMVELRTLIAQVAPTDATVLLCGENGTGKEVAARSIHALSHRSQRPMVCVNCAAIPEELIESELFGHEKGAFTGADKARRGKFELADKGTLFLDEIGDMSLKTQAKVLRVLQERRLERVGGSKTVEVDVRVIAATNKDLQLEMAQGRFRSDLFYRLNVFPLSLAPLRQRTEDIPLLLTHFVEDLGRQRGGTIAFAPDAVEALMVYAWPGNVRELKNMVERLCILYPGQTITKAMLPPEYRQTCSAAAAEDLSSLPFKEARSRFEEQYLRAAYARFGANMTHMAEAIGLERTYLYRKLKTYGIA is encoded by the coding sequence ATGAGTGCCACGATTCTCATCATCGACGACGAAACCGATGTCCGCTTGTCTCTGCGGGGGATCCTCGAGGACGAGGGGCACGGAGTCCTGGAGGCCGCCTCGGGCGAAGAGGGGCTCGCCACCGCCCTGGCCGAGGACGTGGACCTCATCTTTCTCGATATCTGGATGCCGGGCATGGACGGCATGGAGACCCTGGCCGCCCTCAAGGCCAAAGGGTGTGATGCGCCGGTGGTGGTCATTTCCGGCCATGGCAATGTGGAGAGCGCGGTGCGTGCCATGAAAATGGGGGCGTTTGACTTCATCGAGAAGCCATTGTCCCTGGATGCCGTGCTCATGGCCACGGCCAAAGCCTTGGAGGTGGCGCGGCTCAAGCGGGAAAACCGGGAACTGCGGCGTTTTCGGGAAGAGGAGCCGCAGCTCATCGGTGTTTCCCCGGCCATGGTGGAGCTGCGGACGCTCATCGCGCAGGTAGCACCCACCGATGCCACGGTGCTCCTTTGTGGGGAAAACGGCACCGGCAAGGAAGTAGCGGCGCGGAGCATCCACGCCTTGAGCCATCGCAGCCAGCGGCCCATGGTGTGCGTCAATTGCGCCGCCATCCCCGAAGAGCTCATCGAATCCGAACTCTTCGGGCACGAGAAGGGGGCCTTCACCGGCGCGGACAAGGCGCGGCGCGGCAAGTTCGAGCTGGCGGACAAAGGGACCTTGTTCCTGGACGAAATTGGTGACATGAGTCTCAAAACACAGGCCAAGGTCTTACGGGTGCTGCAGGAGCGGCGCCTGGAACGGGTGGGGGGATCCAAAACCGTGGAAGTGGATGTGCGCGTCATCGCGGCCACCAACAAAGACTTGCAGCTGGAGATGGCGCAGGGGCGTTTTCGCAGTGATTTGTTCTACCGGCTCAATGTCTTTCCGCTCTCTCTTGCGCCGCTGCGCCAGCGCACCGAGGATATCCCGCTGCTGCTCACGCATTTTGTCGAAGACTTGGGGCGCCAGCGTGGGGGGACCATCGCCTTTGCGCCCGATGCGGTGGAGGCCTTGATGGTCTATGCGTGGCCGGGCAATGTGCGGGAGCTCAAAAACATGGTGGAGCGGCTTTGCATCCTGTATCCTGGTCAGACCATCACCAAGGCCATGCTCCCGCCCGAGTACCGGCAGACATGCAGCGCGGCGGCCGCGGAGGACCTTTCGTCCCTCCCTTTCAAAGAGGCGCGCTCCCGTTTCGAAGAGCAGTATCTGCGCGCCGCTTATGCGCGGTTTGGGGCGAACATGACCCACATGGCAGAGGCCATTGGGCTTGAGCGGACGTATTTGTATCGAAAACTCAAGACGTATGGCATTGCGTGA
- a CDS encoding response regulator — protein MTQESQQRLHEELARVCAERDAVQDRLVRIRETVERHLQTNMAALVAMLDLLQDSGLGAAQVEYVLTARRSAETIRSILSSLLDETDLSPRPRLGAAQTFDLRLVVDDIMQLCHLQGARLAETGCAVAIDEAVPGLVRGYPGLLRRMIGSIAQRIVGGLRRGQMRCVVRLLQVQGEEIVVRVTLEVRGEVRALEEVTPFADASTAHKAQEAHIVAAVVEHPQGFDVSWDIPLGLPQSGSPELPAPVSIAGRRILVVDQEESWREVLREYAYLWGCTLEEVTSGREAVQSLHRAREAGQCFHVAVVDDPEDMPAEDFARGIRRDPAWEGMRLVRLTSASRPGDAQRMYDAGFDGYFVKPMDRDSLREALELVLGSASVGQSPMLITRHTVAEARKWRCGALVVARGAAARQLELLLSQAEFSFQTVESWNEAVLRLAQERPGIVFWVEEEGAEVDASLRALRQSGRDVPVVLVRSQPGEVPPECVAALTLPVDVVEFSRVLDAVVPMAGGERGERSRESVLDVEALLQQLDQDRAALRDIVQDFVREAAGRIDELAQAIAQEDFVTATDKAWSLRGMAGNVRAATMALRAEMVELAARRGDGRKCLALVQDLCGELERVRAVAQALGGESK, from the coding sequence ATGACACAGGAAAGCCAGCAGCGGCTGCACGAAGAATTGGCCCGGGTGTGTGCCGAACGCGATGCAGTGCAGGACCGTTTGGTGCGCATCCGCGAAACGGTGGAGCGGCATTTGCAAACCAACATGGCGGCACTCGTGGCCATGCTCGATTTGCTCCAGGACTCGGGGCTTGGGGCTGCCCAGGTGGAGTACGTGCTCACCGCCCGGCGCTCTGCAGAGACCATCCGCTCGATACTCAGTTCGTTGCTCGATGAGACCGATCTGTCCCCACGGCCCCGTCTTGGGGCGGCGCAGACCTTCGATCTGCGTCTGGTGGTGGATGACATCATGCAATTGTGCCACCTGCAGGGGGCGCGCCTGGCGGAGACTGGGTGTGCCGTAGCCATTGACGAAGCTGTCCCTGGGCTGGTGCGGGGGTATCCAGGGCTTTTGCGCCGCATGATCGGATCTATTGCCCAGCGGATCGTGGGGGGGCTGCGGCGGGGGCAGATGCGCTGTGTGGTGCGGCTGCTGCAGGTCCAAGGCGAAGAGATCGTGGTCCGGGTGACCTTGGAGGTGCGCGGCGAGGTGCGGGCGCTGGAAGAGGTGACCCCCTTTGCCGATGCCTCCACCGCGCACAAGGCGCAGGAGGCGCACATCGTGGCCGCGGTGGTCGAGCATCCCCAAGGCTTCGATGTCTCTTGGGATATCCCTCTCGGGCTCCCGCAGTCTGGATCGCCGGAACTTCCCGCCCCGGTGTCCATTGCCGGCAGACGGATCCTGGTGGTGGATCAAGAGGAGTCCTGGCGGGAGGTGCTGCGGGAGTATGCCTATTTGTGGGGATGCACCCTGGAAGAGGTGACTTCGGGCAGGGAGGCGGTCCAGAGCCTGCACCGTGCCCGGGAAGCGGGGCAGTGTTTTCATGTGGCGGTGGTGGACGATCCGGAAGACATGCCTGCCGAAGATTTCGCCCGGGGCATTCGCCGGGATCCCGCGTGGGAAGGGATGCGTTTGGTGCGTCTGACCTCGGCTTCCCGGCCGGGGGATGCCCAGCGCATGTATGACGCCGGCTTTGACGGCTACTTCGTCAAACCCATGGACCGCGATAGCCTGCGCGAGGCCTTGGAGTTGGTGCTCGGCAGCGCCAGCGTTGGCCAGAGCCCGATGCTCATTACGCGCCACACCGTGGCCGAGGCCCGCAAATGGAGGTGCGGCGCCCTGGTGGTGGCGCGGGGGGCCGCGGCCCGGCAGCTCGAGCTCTTGCTCTCCCAGGCGGAATTTTCTTTTCAGACCGTGGAGTCTTGGAATGAGGCGGTGCTGCGCCTTGCCCAGGAGCGCCCGGGCATCGTCTTTTGGGTGGAGGAAGAGGGTGCGGAAGTGGATGCCTCGCTGCGGGCGCTGCGCCAAAGTGGACGGGATGTGCCTGTGGTGCTGGTGCGCTCCCAGCCTGGCGAGGTGCCGCCGGAGTGTGTCGCCGCCTTGACCCTTCCTGTCGATGTCGTGGAATTCTCGAGGGTTTTGGACGCCGTGGTGCCTATGGCCGGTGGGGAGCGGGGCGAGCGGAGCCGGGAGTCGGTGCTCGACGTCGAGGCGCTTTTGCAGCAACTGGATCAGGACCGCGCCGCCTTGCGGGACATCGTGCAGGACTTCGTGCGCGAGGCGGCAGGGCGCATCGACGAGCTGGCGCAGGCCATTGCTCAAGAAGACTTTGTCACGGCCACGGACAAGGCGTGGTCGTTGCGGGGCATGGCGGGGAACGTACGGGCAGCCACCATGGCCTTGCGGGCGGAGATGGTCGAGCTGGCGGCGCGGCGCGGCGATGGCCGCAAGTGTCTGGCCTTGGTGCAGGACTTGTGTGGCGAGCTGGAACGGGTCCGGGCAGTGGCGCAGGCTTTGGGCGGCGAATCGAAGTAA
- a CDS encoding tetratricopeptide repeat protein translates to MNDTKLDKAELYANTVRSFARTGGVVFLLSTDAIFADVLRRALDMVQAPRQVLRHHRSVETFLTDLREEAHNRVLVFLERMLSGQSLAPLLGSIGQICGEAAIIVLTTEIDQGSAALLIEYGAHNIITKPISVASVIEKMAFTIAPQGQMGRYIDRARRSLEMGSYEEAMRIASVVLQLKPESAVAYMLMGDAYKGMGLTSKAEEMYLKASEVAKLYIQPLKRLSSLYEEAGDKSKQLEALKRLHEISPLNTQRLLEMGALEMEVGDPTAAEGYFEQAMQTARREAAEHLSRLSAKIAEACVSRNPGLAIRYSRQALDAKGGELSSADVETFNLLGLALRRQGRWREAVAEYRRALAVEPGHPVVLYNMALAYAEGGAFADAASALEAALQAAPHLARENPNVAASMRTIFTRAGRAFPPGLLALGHDAREDSPGRGVSSQSPATM, encoded by the coding sequence ATGAACGACACCAAGCTCGATAAAGCCGAACTTTATGCCAATACGGTGCGCTCCTTTGCCCGGACCGGCGGTGTGGTCTTTTTGTTGAGCACGGACGCCATCTTTGCCGATGTGCTGCGCCGGGCATTGGACATGGTGCAGGCCCCGCGGCAGGTTTTGCGCCATCACCGCAGCGTGGAGACCTTTTTGACCGACCTGCGCGAGGAGGCCCATAACCGGGTGCTGGTGTTTTTGGAGCGCATGCTCTCCGGCCAGTCGCTGGCCCCGCTTTTGGGCAGTATCGGGCAGATTTGCGGGGAGGCGGCCATCATTGTCCTCACCACGGAGATCGACCAGGGGAGCGCGGCGCTGCTCATTGAATATGGGGCGCACAATATCATCACCAAGCCTATCTCCGTGGCTTCGGTGATTGAGAAGATGGCGTTCACCATCGCCCCCCAGGGGCAGATGGGCCGCTACATCGACCGGGCTCGGCGCAGCCTGGAGATGGGCTCCTACGAAGAAGCCATGCGCATCGCCTCGGTGGTGCTCCAGCTCAAGCCGGAGAGCGCCGTGGCCTACATGCTCATGGGCGATGCCTACAAGGGCATGGGGCTGACCTCCAAGGCGGAGGAGATGTATCTCAAGGCCTCGGAAGTGGCCAAGCTCTACATCCAGCCGCTCAAGCGCCTATCCAGCCTGTATGAAGAGGCGGGAGACAAGTCCAAGCAATTGGAAGCCCTCAAGCGGCTGCATGAGATCAGCCCCCTCAACACCCAGCGGCTCCTCGAAATGGGGGCCTTGGAGATGGAAGTCGGTGACCCGACGGCGGCGGAGGGCTATTTCGAGCAGGCCATGCAGACCGCCAGGCGCGAGGCGGCGGAGCACCTCTCGCGGCTTTCGGCCAAGATCGCCGAGGCGTGCGTGTCCCGCAATCCCGGCTTGGCCATTCGCTATTCCCGCCAAGCCTTGGATGCCAAAGGCGGGGAGCTCTCCAGCGCCGATGTGGAGACCTTCAACCTGTTGGGGCTGGCCCTGCGCCGTCAAGGCCGCTGGCGGGAGGCGGTGGCGGAATACCGCCGCGCCTTGGCGGTGGAGCCCGGTCATCCGGTGGTGCTCTACAACATGGCCTTGGCCTATGCAGAAGGCGGGGCGTTTGCGGATGCGGCAAGCGCCCTGGAAGCTGCCTTGCAGGCAGCCCCGCATCTGGCGCGGGAAAACCCCAATGTGGCGGCCTCCATGCGGACCATTTTTACCCGTGCCGGCCGGGCCTTTCCCCCCGGCCTTTTGGCCCTGGGGCACGACGCCCGCGAAGACTCGCCCGGGCGCGGCGTTTCGTCGCAGTCTCCGGCAACCATGTAA